A window of Streptomyces profundus genomic DNA:
CGCCCCCGGAGTCGCGTCCGGGGCGGACGCCGTGCCGGCCTGGCTGGTGCCGGCGGCGCTCGGCCTCGGCGGCCTCACCCTCCTCGCGCTGGTGGTCGTGCGGCGCTCGCGGATCTCCGTGCGCCGCGCGTGGGTCCTGGTGGCCTGCTGGGCGGTGCTCGGGCCGCTCTCCTGGCTGGTCGCCGGGATGCTGGAGCTGACCGATCCGGCCCGGCGGGTGTGGGCCGTGGAGACGGGCTCCACGCCCACCGGCGGCGATCACACCGCGGGCGCCTGGCTCGTCGAGGACCAGCTGATCCGGCTCACCTCGGACCGGCTCACCGCCTATGACGTCGACTCGGGCGCCGAGCGCTGGAGTTGGTCGCCCCCGGCGGACCGCCGGTTCTGCGCCGCCGCCGAACACCCCGCTCGCGGCGCGCTGTTGTTGGCGCTGCGCGAAGCGGACGGCGACAGCTGCCGCACGGCGCTGGCCGTCGACCCGGACGAGGGCACGCCGCTCTGGGAAGGCGAGTTCGCCGGCGGCCCCACGTTCCCTGCGGACGACGGCCCGCCGTCCGAACAGCGCCAGCCCCGCGTCACCGGCCAGCTGGCGCTGGCCGGGGAGGCCGCCGTGCTGCTGGAGGCGGAGCACGGCTTCCGGGCGGTGACGGCCGCCGGCGGCGAGGAGCTGTGGCGGCTGGCGGCGGCGGACGGATGCGCCCCGGTCGCGGTGGCGGGCGCCGATGAGGCGCTGTTCACGGTCGAGTTCTGCACCGAGGCGGACGGGCCCCGGCAGATCCTGCTCACCGGCCGCGACGCGGCGACAGGGGAGCCGCTGACCGAGCACGTCATGCCCTACGGCCCCGACCCGACCGGCCTGGACGTGGCCTCCGTGGACCCCCTGCTGGTGGCCGCGGCAGGCCGCGTCTACGCCTTCCCCGAAGGCGCCGCCCGGGCCGTGCCGCTGGCGGCGCAGCACGACGCGCTGACGTTGCGCCACGGGCTGGCCGGCGGCGCCTTCGACGCGGTGCCGCTGCGGGGCGCGGCGATCGTGGACGACACGCTGGTGCTGCGGCACGGCGATCCGTCCGACGTCTACCGCGTCCCGTCCAACCGGGGCGGGGAGATCTGGCACAGCAGGTCCCGGCTGGCGGCCTACTCGCTGACGGACGGCCGACAGCTGTGGCGAACGGGGGCCTTCTCCGGCGATGTCAACGGGATCACGGCCCTGGACGGCGAGGTGGTGGTGTTGAACGAGCTGTCCCGCGGCGTCCGGTCGTCGCTGCGCGTCTTCGACGCGGCGACCGGGGAGGAACGCGGGGAGACCCGGATCGAGCCGACGTTGAACGGGGGCGGCGCGATGCTGCTGCGGCAGCTGCCCGGCGAGAGCGGCTGGCTGCTCGCGGGGCAGGGCGAGTCCGTCGGCGACGAGCCCACCCTCCAACTGATCCGCTGAACACACCCGCGCCGCCGGCGGGGTGTGCAACCACGCGCGGCCCCGGCGGCGTCCTGGTCCCGGGGGGTGTCGGGGCCGCGTCGGCGGCTCCGAGCGCGCGAACGGCGCCCGCGAGGGCGAGGCCGGTGTGCGGCGTGGCAGGATTCCTCCCCAACTCTCCCCGTCGACACGGGAGATGGTTCGCTCGACAGACAAGGGAGGCGATGGCGTGCAGCCCCTCAGCCCGGGTCAGCCCACGAGCGTCGGCCCCTACCGGCTGCTGGGTCGGCTGGGAGCCGGCGGCATGGGGGAGGTCTATCTCGGCCGCTCCCCCACGGGGCGGACCGCGGCGATCAAGCTGGTCCACGCGGAGTTGGCCTCCGACCCCGAGTTCAGGCGGCGGTTCCGGAGCGAGGTGGCCGCGGCGCAGCGGGTCAGCGGCGAGTGGACCGCGCCGGTGTTGGACAGCGACACCGAGTCGACCGTCCCCTGGGTCGCCACGGGCTACGTTCCCGGCCCCTCGCTCACGCAGGTGGTGGAGAAGTACGGCCCGCTGCCCGAGGAGTCGGTCTGGGCGCTGACGCACGGGCTCACCCAGGCGCTCACCGATATCCACGACAACGGCCTGGTGCACCGCGATCTCAAGCCGTCCAACGTGCTGGTCACCCTGGACGGGCCCAAGGTGATCGACTTCGGGATCGCCCGCGCCGTGGACGCCAGCCAGGTGACGCGCACCGGTTCCATGGTCGGCTCGCCCGGCTACATGGCGCCCGAGCAGATCCGGGGCGAGCACATCAACTCGGCGGCGGACGTCTTCGCGTTGGGCGCCGTGGTGGCCTACGCGGCCAGCGGGGTTTCGCCGTTCGCCCCCGACCAGCCGTCGCTGCACACCGTGCTCTACCGCGTCCTGCACGAGGAGCCCGAACTCGGCGCGCCGGAGGGCCCGTTGACCGGCTACCTCCGCCAGGTGGCCGAGCGGTGCCTGCTCAAGGACCCGAACGAGCGGCCCACGTTGCCGCAGATCCTCCGGCTCGCCGCCCACCACACCGACAACAGCGGCGTCTGGCTGCCGCCCGGGCTCACCGCGCAACTCGGCAGGGACGCGGCCAACCTGCTCGCCCTCGACGGGCCGAAGGACGCCCCCGACACCCCGCCGCCGCCCTCCTCCGGCTGGCCCCAGGGGACGCCGCCGCCCGGCCAGACCACCGTCACCGGGCCGCTGACCGGCTTTGGCCCGCCGACCGGCTCCGCGCCGACCGTGCCGCCCCCACCGCCGCCGCCAAGGCGCCGCTGGCGCACCCCGCTGCTCGCGGCCACCGTGGTTCTGGCGCTGGTCGGCGGCGTGCTCCTGGCGGTCGACCAGTTCTCGGACCGGGACGAGTCGCCGACCGCTGGCGGCGACCCCACGGGTGACCCGACGGGGCCGGACGAGGAGCCGGGCGAGGAGTCCGGCGGCGCGCCGATCGACGACCCCGGCTACCCGGGCGACCCGGGCGCGCCGTTCTTCGACCAGCTGCCCGAGGACCTCAGGCAGGAAGGGAAGATCACCGTCCGCGCCGGGACCTACGCCGCTCCGCTGATGTACCTCGAATCGGGGAACGACGTCGCGGGCGTGGAGCACGATCTGGCGCTGGCGATCGGCGAACGCCTGGGCCTGCGGGTCGACTTCGCGCCCTCCGTGGACGCCAGGGCCATCCTGGAGTCCCTGACGGTCGCGGCCAGGGCCGGCTTCACCTCACAGGTCGCCATGGGCGGCCTGGAGGACGTGCCGACCGTCCGCCAGGAGCAGGGTGTCAACTTCGTCAACCACATCCAGGAGGGGATGACGCTCCTCGTCCCCGTCCAGTCGGGGAACCGTTCGTTGGCGGACCTCTGCGGAGGGTCGGTCGTCACCTGGGAGTCCGATCGGCTGCGGAGCATCGTCGAGCAGGCGAGCGGGAGCTGCGCGGAGCCGGTGGAGGTGACGGCCGCCAACACCATCGAGGAGATGGTCTCCATGGTCGGGGACGGCCAGGTCGACGGCATGCTGGTCACCTACTCGGGGGCCAGGACCTATGTCGACGAGAACCCGGACAGCGGCCTGTGGGCCACCACGGACCACCTCGGCGTCACCCCGCGCGGCATCGCCGTGCCGGCCGGGGCCGGTGAGCTGCGCGACGCGATCCGGGGCGCCCTCCAGGAGATGATGGACGACGGCACCTACGCCGAGATCCTGGACTCCTGGGACGTGCCCGACCTGGCCGTCGACGAGGCGAGCCTCAACATCGGCTGACGGGCACCCCGACCGGGCACCCCGGAATCCACTCGGGCCCCCGCGACCCCACCCCGGTCGCGGGGGCCAGCGCCGGTGTCAGCCGTGCTGAGCCGCGAGCTCCTCCCACTGCTCCAGCAGCTCGGGCAGGCGCTGGGCGAGCTCGTCGGGCAGCTCGGCGACGGCCTCCTCGGGGATGTCGGCCGAGGGGTCCAACGCCAGCCCGCCGGGCAGGCCATCGGGCAGCAGCTCGTCCAGCAGCCCGCCGAAGGGCTCCTCCGGGTTCAGCTCGACGACCTCGGCGTCCGCCGGCGGCGTGAACTGGAACGCCCCGCCCGCCGGGGCCGCGAAGTCGACGTTGGTGAACGCCACGTTGAGCACCTGACCGCCCGGCGCCTCGCCGCGCACGGCCAGCGGCACCCCCGTCTCCGCGTCGACGGAGATCCGGGCCGAGGACACCGGGGCGTCGGCGGCCGAGGGACTGACCGTCAGCTGGTACACATCGCGGTCGGCGACCCTGGCCGTGCCGGAGACCGTGATGTCGGCCGTGCCCTCCACATCGGTGAGGAGCCGCTCCGCCACCTCCTGCGGGGTCAGCTCCGCCCACTCCTCCTCGGGCGCCGGCTCGCCGCGCTCCTCGGCATGGGCCTCGGCACGGGCGGCGGTCTCGGAGAGATCCGCCTGGTAGACCACGTCGCTCGCGCTGTCGTACGCCCACAGCTCGTCGCCGTTGCGGATCACGGCGAACTCGTCCGAGCCGTCGACCAGCGCCAACCGCTGCCGCTCGGGGCCGTCCACGGCCACCCTGAGCGTGCTGTCCCCCGACAGCAGGGAGGCCAACGGGCCGTCCACGCCGACGAACTCGCCTATCGCCCCTTCGGTGACCCCGCCGAAGTCCGGCAGGCTGGGCAGGCCGAAGTCTGTCTCCACGCGCACCGTGCCGGACAGCTGTGCCGTCTCCGACTCGGCGACGAGCACCACCAACTCCTCGGCCGTCATCTCCGGCAGCTCCGGGCTGCCGTCGCTGGCCAGGGCCGGCCACACGCCGACACCGATCGCCGCGACACCAGCTGTCACGGCGATGGGAAGTCCCGCGCGCCGGATGTTCCTGTGCAAAGCCATCAGATGCCCCTCCGCTTGCCTTGTGGCTGTATCCATTGCACCAGCACGGCGGCTCGAAGGCATCCGCCCGTGGACGGCTCTTCGGTACTACCAAAGGACGACGGTTGTGACCTTTCGACCTGGGGAACCCGTAGGGGACGGCCGCCCTCGGGCTCGGGGGCGGCCGGCGTTGAGCACCTGTAACTACGCTCCGCTCATCAGCTGGTACGATCCGCCACCGCGTCGCAGAGCTCGCCCAGCGCCTCCTTGGCGGCGCCGTCCGGCAGCGGCGCGAGGCTCTCCCTGGCGCGCTCGGCGAACGCCAGCGCGTCCTGGCGGGCCAGTTCGAGCGCGGGGTGCGCGCGCAGCCCCGTCAGCGCGTCGGCCAGCCGCGCGTCGTCCGAGAGATCGCCGGCCAGCAGCTCGACCAGGCCGACGTCCTCGGCCGCGCCGCTGCGGGCGGCCAGCTCGCGCAGCCGCAGCACGGGCAGCGTGGCGACGCCCTCCCGCAGGTCGGTGCCGGGCGTCTTGCCCGACTCCGCACGGTCACTGGCGATGTCCAGCACGTCATCGGCCAGCTGGAACGCGATGCCGATCAGCTCGCCGTAGCGGCCCAGCACCTCGACGGCCTCCGCGGGGGCGCCCGCCATCATCGCGCCCATCCGGCCGGCCACAGCGATCAGCGAACCCGTCTTGCCCGCGACCACGTCGAGGTGGTGGACGACCGGGTCCTCGCCGGGGCGCGGCCCGGCGGTCTCCTGGATCTGCCCGGTGACCAGGCGCCCGAACGCCTCGGACTGGACCCGTACCGCGTCGGTGCCCAGCTCGGCCACTATCGTCGAGGCCCGCGCGAAGAGGAAGTCGCCGGTGAGCACGGCCACGGAGTTGTCCCAGCGGGCGTTGGCGCTGGGCACCCCGCGCCTGACCTGGGCCTCGTCCATGATGTCGTCGTGGTAGAGCGTCGCCAGATGAGTCAACTCGACCACCACACCGGCCGGCACGACCCGGGGCCCGTGGGCGTCGCCGAACTGGGCGGCCAGCAGCAGCACCAGCGGGCGGAACCGTTTACCCCCGGCTCGGACGAGGTGCTGCGCCGTCTCGGTTATAAAGTCGACATCACTCTTGGTCGCCTCGACCAGCCCCGCTTCGACGGCGGAAAGCCCCGCCTGGACCTCGGCGTCCAGGGCCGGGTCCCGCACGCTCACCCCGAAGGGACCAACGACGGTCACGAGCGCTCTCCCCTGATCTCCGATGCGTTGTCCCTGGCAGCGTATCCGGTCGCATGTCGATCACTTCGGGGACGTACCGCTGGTGCGCGTGGGTGCGCTCGATAGCATGTCTCCATGCCGACCGCCGCAGCGTTGTTCGGAATCGACAACCTTCCCTATGGGGTCTTCACCCCCGCCGACGCACCGGACGCGCCTCGGGTGGGCGTGCGGTGGGGGGAGCGTGTGCTGGACGTGGGCGCCGTCGCGCGCGCCCTTGGCTCCCCCCATGCCGCGCCGCTCTCCGCGCCCTCCCTGGACGCCCTGCTGGCCGCCGGCCGCCCCGTCTGGCAGGCCGTCAGGGCCGAGCTGCGGGCATGGCTCGGCGATCCGGCGCACCACGCCACGGTGGAGCCGCTGCTGCACCCGCTGGACGCGGTCGCGCTCCGGCTCCCGTTCACCGTCGCCGACTATGTCGACTTCTACGCCAGCGAGCACCACGCGAGCAACGTCGGCCGGATCTTCCGGCCCGGCCAGCCGCCGCTGACGCCCAACTGGAAGCATCTGCCGATCGGTTACCACGGCCGGGCCGGCACGGTCCGGGTGAGCGGCGGCACGGTGCGGCGCCCGCTGGGGCAGCGGCGGCCGGCCTCCTCGTCGGACAGCGCCGCGCTGCCCGAGTTCGGGCCTTCGACGCGGCTGGACATCGAGGCCGAGGTCGGCTTCGTGGTGGGCACCCCGTCCGAGCCCGGGCGCCCGGTGCCGCTGTCCGCGCTGCGCGAGCACGTGTTCGGCGTGTGTCTGGTCAACGACTGGTCGGCCAGGGACATCCAGGCGTGGGAGTACGTGCCGCTCGGCCCATTCCTGGGCAAGTCGTTCGCCACCTCAGTGTCCGCCTGGATCACCCCGCTCGACGCGCTGGACGCGGCCTGGGTCGCGCCCCCCGAGCGTGACCGGCCGCTCCTCCCCTATCTGGACGACGCGGCCGAGCCGCCAGGCGGGCTCGATCTGCGGCTGACCGTGCTGCTCAACGGCGAGGCCGTGGCCGAGCCCCCGTTCGCCTCCATGTACTGGACGGCGGCGCAGCAGCTGGCCCATATGACGGTGAACGGGGCCACCCTGCGCACCGGCGACCTCTTCGCCTCGGGCACGGTCTCGGGGCCGGCCGAGGGGCAGCGCGGCTCGCTCCTTGAGCTCTCCTGGAACGGTGAGCGTCCGCTCCGCCTCGCGGACGGGGAACGGGCGTTCCTGGCGGACGGGGACCACGTCACCATCACCGCCTGGGCGCCGGGCACCGGCGGCGGGCGGATCGGCCTGGGCGAGGTCAGCGGCACGGTGGGCCCGCCTCTCTGACCCACGGCCCCTGACCCGCGACCCCTGGACCCGCGACCCCGCCGCGCGCCCCGGAACGGGCGGGCGTGGCCACCGGCGTCGAAAACGGTCGCGAAGTGGGGAAGTTGTGCCCAAGGTCTCAACCCGGGGGCGCAGATGAAATAGGACCGTAACAGTGCCATCTACCCCGCCCCGCACAGGCTAATCTTCCCTCGACATGCTCAACTTTGAGGGGAATCAGATGCGTAGCTCGATACGTCTCGCCGTGCCGGCCGTGGCCGCGGCCATGCTGCTGCTGAGCGCCTGTGGCGGTGACGACGAGGACGGTGAGGGCGGCGGCAGCCTGGGCCAGGGGGGCCAGGAGCAGGACGGTGGCGACACCGGCGGCGACGAGACGGGCGGCGAGGAGGCCGCGGGCGGTGACGCGGGCGGTGCGGCGCCGACCGCCGAGGAGCTGGAGGGCTTCTGGGCCACCGGCCTTGAGGAAGCGGACGCGGTGCTGACGTTCACCTCCGGCACCGTCACCTTCGTGGAGAACACCCTCAGCGACATGTCCGGGGCCTCCTGCTTCGGCACGGTCGCCGACGACACCATCTCGCTTGAGTGCGACAACGGCTCCACCGACTTCAGCGAGGCCACCCTGGCGCTCAACGGCTCGGACCTCAACGTCACCTGGGCCTCCGGCACCACCGAGACCTACCAGTCGCTGGGCGACATGGCCGGTCTTGAGGACATGCCCGACCTGGGCGACCTGGGCGGCCTGGACGAGGACCTCGCCGAGCTGGAGGAGCTCCAGCGGGAGCTGGAGGAGCTGGGCCTCTGACCGGCGGCCACGGTCCGGGCCCCAGGGCCCGGGGAGGCACCGTGGCCCGCTGGCACGGCTGAACCGGCACGGCGGCCCGGCGCCCTCTCCGCGACATCGGATGAGGGTGCCGGGCCGCCGTCGTGTTCAGACGCCGCCCGGGGGTGGTCAGCGGACGAAGACCCCGGCCTGGCCGGCCAGATCGAGGAAGTACTGCGGCGCCACGCCCAGCACCACCGTCGCCACGGCGGCAAGACCGATCACCGAGCTGGTGAGCGGGGACGGGATCACCACGGAGGGACCGTCCGGCTTGGGCTCGCTGAAGAACATCAGCACGATCACCCGGACATAGAAGAACGCGGCGATCGCCGAGGCCAGCACGCCGACCACCACCAGGCCCATCGCCCCCGAATCGGCCGCGGCCCGGAAGACGGCGAACTTGCCGGCGAAGCCCGACGTCAGCGGGATGCCGGCGAAGGCCAGCAGGAACAGCGCGAAGACCGAGGCCAGCAGCGGCGAACGCCGCCCGAGCCCGGCCCACTTGGACAGGTGCGTCGCCTCGCCCCCGGAGTCCCGCACCAGCGTCACCACGGCGAAGGCGCCCAGCGTCACCAGGGAGTAGGCGCCCAGGTAGAACAGCACCGAGCTGACGCCGTCCTCCGACAGCGACACCACGCCGGCCAGGATGAAACCGGCGTGCGCGATGGAGGAGTAGGCCAGCAGCCGCTTGACGTCGGTCTGGGTGATGGCGATGACCGCGCCGCCGACCATGGAGGCGATGGTGACGCCCCACAGCACCGGTTCCCAGTCCCAACTCAGCCCCGGCAGCACCACATAGAGCAGCCGCAGCAGGGCGCCGAACGCGGCGACCTTCGTCGCGGCGGCCATGAAGCCGGTGACCGGGGTCG
This region includes:
- a CDS encoding LolA family protein, translated to MALHRNIRRAGLPIAVTAGVAAIGVGVWPALASDGSPELPEMTAEELVVLVAESETAQLSGTVRVETDFGLPSLPDFGGVTEGAIGEFVGVDGPLASLLSGDSTLRVAVDGPERQRLALVDGSDEFAVIRNGDELWAYDSASDVVYQADLSETAARAEAHAEERGEPAPEEEWAELTPQEVAERLLTDVEGTADITVSGTARVADRDVYQLTVSPSAADAPVSSARISVDAETGVPLAVRGEAPGGQVLNVAFTNVDFAAPAGGAFQFTPPADAEVVELNPEEPFGGLLDELLPDGLPGGLALDPSADIPEEAVAELPDELAQRLPELLEQWEELAAQHG
- a CDS encoding PQQ-binding-like beta-propeller repeat protein, encoding MGGEGGARYPLARFMISFSTGFLWGLVLFAIALNMLEESLHESPPDSWTDWGAGALLVLILAAIAYALAEGEVGLPRRGARAPVRHGWLTGGSAGVLGAGALQLANDWLHPRMTEVGDATPAVVALVLVCLWGLLLTFLHLTGATVPSRRTPRPAAAPEPEPEPAPEPKPGPEPEPEPESGQEEEPATASRAWPAAPPEAPATRPVAHPWGGPPPVRRTRRDTRLTLALAVVIGSALLLPALIRLIVAPEVASGAAPGVASGADAVPAWLVPAALGLGGLTLLALVVVRRSRISVRRAWVLVACWAVLGPLSWLVAGMLELTDPARRVWAVETGSTPTGGDHTAGAWLVEDQLIRLTSDRLTAYDVDSGAERWSWSPPADRRFCAAAEHPARGALLLALREADGDSCRTALAVDPDEGTPLWEGEFAGGPTFPADDGPPSEQRQPRVTGQLALAGEAAVLLEAEHGFRAVTAAGGEELWRLAAADGCAPVAVAGADEALFTVEFCTEADGPRQILLTGRDAATGEPLTEHVMPYGPDPTGLDVASVDPLLVAAAGRVYAFPEGAARAVPLAAQHDALTLRHGLAGGAFDAVPLRGAAIVDDTLVLRHGDPSDVYRVPSNRGGEIWHSRSRLAAYSLTDGRQLWRTGAFSGDVNGITALDGEVVVLNELSRGVRSSLRVFDAATGEERGETRIEPTLNGGGAMLLRQLPGESGWLLAGQGESVGDEPTLQLIR
- the fahA gene encoding fumarylacetoacetase; translated protein: MPTAAALFGIDNLPYGVFTPADAPDAPRVGVRWGERVLDVGAVARALGSPHAAPLSAPSLDALLAAGRPVWQAVRAELRAWLGDPAHHATVEPLLHPLDAVALRLPFTVADYVDFYASEHHASNVGRIFRPGQPPLTPNWKHLPIGYHGRAGTVRVSGGTVRRPLGQRRPASSSDSAALPEFGPSTRLDIEAEVGFVVGTPSEPGRPVPLSALREHVFGVCLVNDWSARDIQAWEYVPLGPFLGKSFATSVSAWITPLDALDAAWVAPPERDRPLLPYLDDAAEPPGGLDLRLTVLLNGEAVAEPPFASMYWTAAQQLAHMTVNGATLRTGDLFASGTVSGPAEGQRGSLLELSWNGERPLRLADGERAFLADGDHVTITAWAPGTGGGRIGLGEVSGTVGPPL
- a CDS encoding polyprenyl synthetase family protein gives rise to the protein MTVVGPFGVSVRDPALDAEVQAGLSAVEAGLVEATKSDVDFITETAQHLVRAGGKRFRPLVLLLAAQFGDAHGPRVVPAGVVVELTHLATLYHDDIMDEAQVRRGVPSANARWDNSVAVLTGDFLFARASTIVAELGTDAVRVQSEAFGRLVTGQIQETAGPRPGEDPVVHHLDVVAGKTGSLIAVAGRMGAMMAGAPAEAVEVLGRYGELIGIAFQLADDVLDIASDRAESGKTPGTDLREGVATLPVLRLRELAARSGAAEDVGLVELLAGDLSDDARLADALTGLRAHPALELARQDALAFAERARESLAPLPDGAAKEALGELCDAVADRTS
- a CDS encoding serine/threonine-protein kinase, with translation MQPLSPGQPTSVGPYRLLGRLGAGGMGEVYLGRSPTGRTAAIKLVHAELASDPEFRRRFRSEVAAAQRVSGEWTAPVLDSDTESTVPWVATGYVPGPSLTQVVEKYGPLPEESVWALTHGLTQALTDIHDNGLVHRDLKPSNVLVTLDGPKVIDFGIARAVDASQVTRTGSMVGSPGYMAPEQIRGEHINSAADVFALGAVVAYAASGVSPFAPDQPSLHTVLYRVLHEEPELGAPEGPLTGYLRQVAERCLLKDPNERPTLPQILRLAAHHTDNSGVWLPPGLTAQLGRDAANLLALDGPKDAPDTPPPPSSGWPQGTPPPGQTTVTGPLTGFGPPTGSAPTVPPPPPPPRRRWRTPLLAATVVLALVGGVLLAVDQFSDRDESPTAGGDPTGDPTGPDEEPGEESGGAPIDDPGYPGDPGAPFFDQLPEDLRQEGKITVRAGTYAAPLMYLESGNDVAGVEHDLALAIGERLGLRVDFAPSVDARAILESLTVAARAGFTSQVAMGGLEDVPTVRQEQGVNFVNHIQEGMTLLVPVQSGNRSLADLCGGSVVTWESDRLRSIVEQASGSCAEPVEVTAANTIEEMVSMVGDGQVDGMLVTYSGARTYVDENPDSGLWATTDHLGVTPRGIAVPAGAGELRDAIRGALQEMMDDGTYAEILDSWDVPDLAVDEASLNIG